A single Oryzias melastigma strain HK-1 linkage group LG24, ASM292280v2, whole genome shotgun sequence DNA region contains:
- the pum2 gene encoding pumilio homolog 2 (The sequence of the model RefSeq protein was modified relative to this genomic sequence to represent the inferred CDS: added 175 bases not found in genome assembly) gives MSVPCSILGMNDVGWQESRGGVLHANGAPETGGVRVHAGGPLATVGGAGHLQGMDRNPNLTPGTPQPPLSGRSQDDATVGYFFQRQPGEQLVGCTNSKHRWPTGDSNHIDQVRAVDEMNYDFQALALESRGMGELLPAKKLWDSDELTKDGRKGMILGEEWRGNAWGTSHHSVSQPIMVQRRPGQGFHGNGEANSVLSPRSEGGGLGVSMVEYVLSSSPGDKMDGRYRNGGFGGGNIDPDVREKGDSQDKVSPFEEDKSPEMKVGEESDPTKTNGRVLLNGMDRDCKDFNPTPGSRQASPTEAVERMGPSQTGLEMMGQHHPHVLQQQNPAQNKVPGEDFQNQDPQNMGGMEQQAGVESLQFDYVGNQIQMDHSGTPVGLFDYSSQQQLFQRSNPLTVQSLTQQQQYALAAAQQQHLAGLAPAFVPNPYIINAAPPGADPYTAAGLAAAATLTGPTVVPPQYYGVPWGVYPASLFQQQAASTASHSANQQASNQGPGQQVMRTGTNQRPLTPGQGQQSQQESLAAAAAANPALAYAGMQGYQVLAPAAYYDQTGALVMGPGARTGLGGPVRLVQTPLLLPPTAQQAAAAVSASGSGNNMSGPPANGLYRSIPQPQPQPQQQQAPPPSSGLPSSSFYGSGSVPNTSQSSSLFSHNSAAPPPSSSLGFSSTGSSLGVGLGSALGGFGSSISSSTSSSISRRDSLLASSDLYKRGGSSVTPIGQPFYNSLGYSSSPSPIGLTPGHSPLTPPPSLPSSHGSSSSIHLGGLPNGSGRYISPAPGAEAKYRNAGGTSSLFNSSSQLFPPIRPRYSRSDVMPSGRSRLLEDFRNNRFPNLQLRDLPGHMVEFSQDQHGSRFIQQKLERATPAERQMVFGEILQAAYQLMTDVFGNYVIQKFFEFGSPDQKLALATRIRGHVLPLALQMYGCRVIQKALESISSDQQVIADIVRELDGHVLKCVKDQNGNHVVQKCIECVQPQALQFIIDAFQGQVFVLSTHPYGCRVIQRILEHCTQEQTLPILEELHQHSEQLGQKYQAVSLEMTPKTYYTVSRDALFKDQYGNYVIQHVLEHGRPEDKSKIVAEVRGKVLALSQHKFASNVVEKCVIHSSRAERALLIDEVCCQKDGPHSALYTMMKDQYANYVVQRMIDMAEPAQRKIIMHKIRPHIATLRKYTYGKHILAKLEKYYMKSGTELGPIGGPTNGLM, from the exons ATGAGCGTTCCATGCAGCATCCTAGGTATGAATGACGTGGGCTGGCAGGAGTCGAGGGGTGGGGTGCTGCACGCAAATGGCGCTCCCGAGACCGGGGGCGTCAGAGTCCATGCCGGAGGTCCCCTAGCTACAGTTGGGGGTGCTGGGCACCTACAGGGCATGGACAGGAATCCCAACCTCACTCCAGGTACGCCCCAACCTCCGCTGAGCGGGAGATCTCAGGATGATGCCACAGTCGGGTACTTTTTTCAGAGACAGCCCGGAGAGCAGCTCGTTGGTTGCACAAACAGCAAACATCGCTGGCCCACTGGAGATTCTAACCATATTGATcag ATCACTCAGTGTCTCAGCCAATCATGGTGCAGCGACGGCCCGGTCAGGGTTTCCATGGGAACGGTGAAGCCAACTCCGTGCTTTCACCGCGCTCGGAAGGCGGTGGTCTGGGAGTCAGCATGGTGGAGTATGTCCTGAGCTCCTCTCCCGGGGATAAGATGGACGGTCGCTACAGGAATGGTGGCTTT GGTGGAGGGAATATCGATCCGGATGTAAGAGAGAAAGGTGACTCACAAGACAAAGTTTCACCTTTTGAAGAGGATAAAAGCCCAGAGATGAAGGTGGGAGAGGAAAGCGATCCCACCAAAACCAATGGGAGAGTTCTGCTCAACGGCATGGACCGAGACTGTAAAGACTTTAA tCCTACCCCTGGAAGCCGTCAAGCGTCCCCCACTGAAGCCGTGGAGAGGATGGGTCCCAGTCAGACGGGTCTGGAAATGATGGGCCAGCACCACCCTCACGTCCTCCAGCAGCAAAATCCCGCTCAAAACAAGGTCCCAGGGGAGGACTTCCAGAACCAGGATCCCCAGAACATGGGAGGAATGGAGCAGCAAGCCGGAGTGGAGTCGTTGCAGTTCGACTATGTGGGAAACCAGATCCAGATGGACCACTCAGGAACTCCTGTGGGGTTGTTTGACTACAGCTCCCAACAGCAG TTGTTCCAGAGATCAAACCCTCTAACCGTTCAGTCGCTcactcagcagcagcagtacgctctggctgcagctcagcaaCAACATCTCG CTGGCCTTGCTCCTGCGTTTGTGCCAAACCCTTACATCATTAACGCTGCCCCTCCTGGAGCTGACCCCTACACTGCAGCTGGACTGGCAGCAGCAGCCACACTTACAG GCCCCACTGTCGTACCGCCACAGTACTACGGCGTACCGTGGGGGGTGTACCCAGCCAGTCTTTTTCAGCAGCAGGCCGCATCCACTGCCAGTCACTCTGCTAATCAGCAAGCATCCAATCAGGGTCCAGGCCAACAG GTAATGCGCACAGGAACCAACCAGCGACCTCTCACACCCGGACAAGGCCAACAGAGCCAGCAGGAATCTttagctgctgcagctgctgcaaacCCTGCACTGGCGTATGCAGGAATGCAGG GTTATCAGGTTTTGGCCCCTGCTGCCTATTATGACCAGACCGGAGCTCTGGTGATGGGCCCCGGTGCCCGAACAGGTCTAGGAGGGCCTGTTCGTCTGGTCCAgactcctctcctcctcccccctACAGCCCAACAAGCTG cagcagcagtttcTGCATCCGGTTCTGGCAACAACATGTCGGGACCCCCTGCCAACGGGCTGTACCGCTCCATCCCTCAACCTCAGCCTcaaccacagcagcagcaggctcCCCCGCCCAGCAGCGGTTTGCCCTCCAGTTCATTCTACGGATCTGGATCGGTCCCCAACACTTCTCAAAGCAGCTCACTGTTTTCCCACAACTCTGCCGCTCCGCCCCCAAGCTCCTCGCTGGGCTTCAGCAGCACAGGCAGCTCCCTCGGCGTGGGCCTGGGCTCGGCTCTGGGAGGCTTCGGCTCCTCGA TATCCAGCTCTACGAGTAGCAGCATATCTCGTAGGGACTCTTTGCTGGCGAGTTCTGACCTATACAAACGAGGCGGCAGCAGCGTGACCCCCATCGGTCAGCCGTTTTACAACAGTCTGGGTTACTCCTCCTCGCCCAGCCCGATTGGTCTAACTCCAGGTCACTCCCCACTCACCCCTCCACCGTCTTTGCCCTCTTCTCATGGATCCTCTTCTAGCATTCACTTAG gTGGCCTGCCAAACGGCAGCGGGCGTTACATTTCTCCTGCTCCAGGAGCCGAGGCCAAATATCGCAACGCCGGCGGGACGTCCAGCCTCTTCAACTCCAGCAGCCAGCTGTTCCCCCCCATCCGGCCCCGCTACAGCCGCTCGGACGTCATGCCTTCCGGCCGCAGCCGCCTGCTCGAGGACTTCAGGAACAACCGCTTCCCGAACCTCCAGCTACGGGATCTGCCGGGTCACATGGTGGAGTTCTCTCAGGACCAGCATGGATCCAG ATTTATTCAGCAGAAACTGGAGAGAGCGACTCCCGCTGAGAGGCAGATGGTGTTCGGGGAGATTTTACAAGCAGCGTATCAGCTGATGACGGATGTGTTTGGGAATTATGTGATTCAGAAGTTCTTTGAG ttTGGAAGCCCAGATCAAAAACTGGCTTTGGCCACGCGCATCCGTGGACACGTCCTCCCCCTGGCTCTGCAGATGTACGGCTGCAGGGTTATCCAGAAAGCTTTGGAGTCCATTTCCTCAGACCAGCAGGTAATT GCCGACATCGTGAGGGAGTTGGACGGCCACGTGTTGAAATGTGTGAAGGACCAGAATGGAAACCATGTGGTGCAGAAGTGCATTGAATGTGTCCAGCCTCAGGCTTTGCAGTTCATCATCGATGCTTTCCAGGGACAG GTGTTTGTTCTTTCCACACATCCTTATGGCTGCAGAGTTATCCAGAGGATTTTGGAGCACTGCACTCAGGAGCAAACCCTCCCCATCCTGGAGGAGCTGCATCAGCACTCCGAACAGCTGGGCCAG AAATATCAAGCCGTATCATTGGAGATGACACCCAAAACATATTATACAGTGTCCCGTGATGCACTGTTCAAG gatCAGTATGGTAACTACGTCATTCAGCATGTTTTGGAGCACGGCCGACCCGAGGATAAGAGCAAAATTGTGGCGGAGGTTCGAGGCAAAGTCCTCGCCCTCAGTCAGCATAAATTTGCAAG TAACGTTGTAGAGAAATGCGTGATCCACTCCTCGCGCGCAGAGAGAGCTCTGTTGATAGACGAGGTGTGCTGCCAGAAAGACGGCCCCCACAGCGCCCTGTACACCATGATGAAGGACCAGTACGCCAACTATGTCGTCCAAAGAATGATCGACATGGCCGAACCGGCTCAGCGTAAGATCATCATGCACAAG ATCCGGCCTCACATCGCTACTCTCCGCAAGTACACGTACGGAAAGCACATCCTGGCCAAGCTAGAAAAGTACTACATGAAGAGCGGCACTGAACTGGGTCCAATTGGCGGCCCCACAAACGGGCTTATGTAG